A stretch of Metabacillus sp. FJAT-52054 DNA encodes these proteins:
- a CDS encoding U32 family peptidase: protein MDALKDSISKIVDGKRVIIKKPELLAPAGNLEKLKIAVRYGADAVFIGGREYGLRSNADNFSQEEMAEGVQFANQYNAKIYVTTNIFAHNENMDGLADYLKGLEEAGVTGIIVADPLIIETCKTAAPKLEIHLSTQQSLSNWKAVQFWKEEGLERVVLARETSGDEIREMKEKVDIEIETFIHGAMCIAYSGRCTLSNHMTARDSNRGGCCQSCRWDYDLYKQEDGRETPLFGDGDSPFAMSPKDLKLVESIPKMIEMGIDSLKIEGRMKSIHYIATVVSVYRKVIDAYCADPDNFVIQQEWLEELDKCANRDTATAFFEGVPGHKEQMFGIHGKKTAYDFVGMVLDYDPETKKVTLQQRNYFKPGDEVEFFGPELENFRTVIEAVYDEKGNELDAARHPLQTVTFTLDRPVYPYNMMRKGF from the coding sequence ATGGACGCCTTAAAAGATTCAATTTCCAAGATCGTTGATGGAAAACGGGTCATAATTAAAAAGCCTGAGCTTCTGGCACCGGCCGGAAACCTGGAAAAATTAAAAATTGCTGTCCGTTATGGAGCAGATGCCGTTTTTATCGGCGGACGCGAATATGGACTTCGTTCAAATGCCGATAATTTCTCACAGGAAGAAATGGCAGAAGGCGTACAGTTTGCCAATCAGTACAATGCCAAAATTTATGTGACAACGAATATTTTTGCTCACAATGAAAATATGGACGGACTTGCCGATTATCTAAAAGGACTTGAAGAAGCAGGGGTTACAGGAATTATCGTAGCTGACCCGCTCATTATAGAGACATGTAAAACAGCTGCGCCAAAGCTTGAAATTCACCTGAGCACCCAGCAATCCTTATCCAACTGGAAGGCTGTTCAGTTTTGGAAGGAAGAAGGTCTTGAACGGGTTGTTTTGGCACGTGAAACAAGCGGAGATGAAATCCGCGAAATGAAGGAAAAAGTGGATATTGAAATCGAAACATTTATTCACGGGGCGATGTGCATCGCTTACTCCGGACGCTGTACTCTTTCAAATCATATGACAGCCCGCGATTCAAACCGCGGCGGCTGCTGCCAGTCCTGCCGCTGGGATTATGATCTTTACAAACAGGAAGATGGTCGGGAAACTCCATTGTTTGGGGATGGCGATTCTCCATTTGCCATGAGTCCAAAAGATCTTAAACTAGTGGAGTCTATCCCTAAAATGATTGAAATGGGCATTGACAGCCTGAAAATTGAAGGCCGCATGAAATCCATTCACTATATCGCAACGGTGGTCAGCGTGTATCGCAAAGTAATTGATGCCTATTGCGCAGATCCGGACAATTTTGTCATTCAGCAGGAATGGCTGGAAGAGCTTGATAAATGTGCGAACCGAGATACGGCAACGGCATTTTTTGAAGGAGTGCCGGGTCACAAAGAGCAAATGTTTGGCATACATGGGAAAAAGACGGCATACGATTTTGTCGGAATGGTGCTGGATTATGATCCTGAAACCAAGAAGGTAACACTCCAGCAGCGGAACTATTTTAAGCCGGGAGATGAAGTTGAATTTTTCGGACCGGAGCTTGAGAATTTCCGTACTGTGATTGAAGCGGTATACGATGAAAAAGGCAATGAACTGGATGCTGCACGCCATCCTCTTCAAACGGTGACATTTACATTGGACCGGCCTGTTTATCCTTACAACATGATGAGAAAGGGGTTCTAG
- a CDS encoding DUF1510 family protein: protein MNRTRYGNRDKRRKTNVVLNVMIAVVLILIAAVGYQLITGGEKKQTSSSKISDQQSQSEETSEETASEQTDKEDTESQNTSGDEASKEEAKPADDNKQSEEDKAAEADKETKSSEWEPVGTSQKGEHTTVYDKGSADWQEMTKAMSVATGIPEDNMTIWFIGNNGSPNDAKGTVSAKNSDEKYEVTLQFIENEGWKPLTVEPK from the coding sequence ATGAATAGAACCCGCTATGGCAACCGCGATAAGCGCAGAAAAACTAATGTCGTATTGAATGTCATGATCGCTGTCGTGCTCATTCTCATTGCGGCCGTCGGCTACCAGCTTATTACTGGAGGCGAAAAGAAGCAGACTTCCAGCAGCAAAATCTCTGACCAGCAGTCACAAAGCGAAGAGACAAGCGAAGAAACTGCGTCTGAGCAAACAGACAAAGAAGATACAGAATCACAAAATACATCCGGTGATGAGGCATCTAAGGAAGAAGCCAAACCTGCTGATGACAATAAGCAGAGCGAGGAAGACAAAGCAGCAGAAGCGGACAAGGAAACAAAAAGCTCCGAATGGGAGCCTGTCGGTACCTCACAAAAAGGGGAACATACCACAGTTTATGATAAAGGCTCAGCGGATTGGCAGGAAATGACCAAGGCGATGAGTGTAGCAACTGGAATCCCGGAAGATAATATGACGATCTGGTTCATTGGAAATAATGGTTCTCCGAACGATGCAAAAGGAACCGTTTCTGCTAAGAACTCGGATGAGAAATATGAAGTAACCCTTCAGTTTATAGAAAATGAAGGATGGAAACCCCTTACAGTTGAACCGAAATAA
- a CDS encoding YrhC family protein, which yields MKKQLQDLVLDFKNYAFVLLALGTFFYIGVFVESGKVSEQSTMMGASAFMLAGALICFNISLTFHKKLQKEAE from the coding sequence TTGAAGAAACAGTTGCAGGATTTAGTTCTTGATTTCAAAAATTATGCGTTCGTCCTGTTAGCGTTAGGGACATTTTTCTATATAGGAGTATTTGTTGAATCCGGCAAGGTATCAGAGCAATCTACCATGATGGGGGCCTCAGCCTTTATGCTGGCCGGCGCACTTATTTGTTTTAACATTTCTCTTACCTTTCATAAAAAACTTCAAAAAGAAGCCGAATAA
- a CDS encoding bifunctional cystathionine gamma-lyase/homocysteine desulfhydrase encodes MKKLTKMIHGGITGDEQTGAVNVPVYQVSTYKQDRVGEHKGYEYSRTGNPTRHALEELIKDLEEGHAGFAFGSGMAAISAVMMLFSSGDHVIMTDDVYGGTYRVMTKVLNRLGIESTFVDTSNLDNITNAIQSNTKALYVETPTNPLLKITDIEASARLAKENGLLTIVDNTFSTPYWQTPLTQGADIVLHSATKYIGGHSDVVAGLVAVNSQELAEDLHFVQNSTGGVLGPQDSWLLIRGVKTLGLRMEAHERNTKEIVHFLKEHPAVSKIYYPGLEEHPNHEIAKRQATGFGGMVSFDVGSQEKADQVLSKVKYFTLAESLGAVESLISVPARMTHASIPADRRKELGITDGLIRISVGIEDADDLIEDLKQALS; translated from the coding sequence ATGAAAAAACTGACAAAAATGATTCACGGAGGAATAACTGGCGATGAACAGACAGGTGCAGTCAATGTACCGGTTTATCAGGTTAGCACCTATAAGCAGGACCGCGTAGGAGAGCATAAAGGCTATGAGTATTCCAGAACGGGTAATCCTACGAGACATGCATTGGAAGAATTAATTAAGGACCTTGAAGAAGGACACGCTGGGTTCGCATTCGGTTCCGGAATGGCAGCCATCTCAGCTGTCATGATGCTGTTCAGCAGCGGCGATCATGTCATCATGACGGATGACGTATACGGCGGTACCTACCGTGTGATGACTAAGGTATTAAACAGACTGGGCATTGAATCTACCTTTGTGGACACAAGTAATTTAGATAACATCACAAATGCCATTCAATCCAACACAAAAGCATTGTATGTGGAAACACCAACAAATCCGCTGCTGAAAATTACGGATATAGAGGCTTCTGCCCGTCTTGCAAAAGAGAACGGATTGCTGACAATCGTAGATAATACGTTCAGTACTCCTTATTGGCAGACTCCGCTTACTCAGGGCGCAGATATTGTCCTTCACAGTGCGACAAAATATATTGGGGGGCACAGTGACGTTGTGGCCGGTCTTGTAGCCGTAAACAGCCAGGAGCTGGCAGAAGACCTCCATTTTGTTCAAAATTCCACAGGCGGTGTTCTTGGGCCGCAGGATTCATGGCTGCTGATCCGCGGTGTGAAAACACTCGGTCTCAGAATGGAAGCTCATGAAAGAAATACGAAAGAGATTGTTCATTTCCTGAAGGAACATCCGGCTGTTTCCAAAATTTATTATCCAGGCCTTGAAGAGCATCCAAACCATGAGATTGCGAAAAGGCAGGCAACAGGCTTCGGCGGAATGGTTTCATTTGATGTCGGAAGCCAGGAAAAAGCAGATCAGGTGTTGAGCAAGGTGAAATATTTTACATTGGCTGAGAGCTTAGGTGCAGTGGAAAGCCTGATTTCCGTACCAGCCAGAATGACTCATGCATCCATTCCTGCTGACCGCCGGAAAGAGCTTGGAATTACAGACGGCTTGATCCGTATTTCCGTTGGAATAGAAGATGCGGATGACTTAATTGAAGATTTAAAACAAGCCCTTTCGTGA
- the sigK gene encoding RNA polymerase sporulation sigma factor SigK: MSGLFTALAYVMREMVFLVSYVKNNAFPQPLSSNDEKKYLQLMAEGDEHARNLLIEHNLRLVAHIVKKFENTGEDAEDLISIGTIGLIKAIESYSQGKGTKLATYAARCIENEILMHLRALKKTKKDVSLHDPIGQDKEGNEISLIDVLKSESEDVIDTIQLNMELEKVKKFIDVLDEREKEVIVGRFGLDLQKEKTQREIAKELGISRSYVSRIEKRALMKMFHEFYRAEKEKNSKKKKR; this comes from the coding sequence TTGTCCGGATTATTCACAGCGCTGGCCTATGTCATGAGGGAAATGGTCTTTCTTGTGAGCTATGTAAAGAACAATGCCTTTCCACAGCCGCTTTCATCAAATGATGAAAAGAAATACCTTCAGCTGATGGCAGAAGGCGATGAACATGCCAGAAATCTTCTGATTGAGCATAATCTAAGGCTTGTCGCGCATATTGTCAAGAAATTTGAAAACACAGGAGAGGATGCCGAGGACCTGATTTCAATCGGAACAATCGGATTGATCAAGGCGATTGAGAGCTATTCGCAGGGAAAAGGCACGAAACTCGCAACGTATGCCGCAAGATGTATTGAAAACGAAATCCTGATGCATTTAAGAGCCTTAAAAAAGACCAAGAAAGATGTGTCCCTTCATGATCCAATTGGACAGGATAAAGAAGGAAATGAAATATCGCTTATTGACGTCCTAAAATCCGAAAGCGAAGACGTTATTGATACCATTCAGCTGAATATGGAGCTAGAGAAGGTCAAAAAATTTATCGATGTTTTAGATGAGCGGGAAAAAGAGGTCATTGTCGGCCGTTTTGGACTCGACTTGCAGAAAGAAAAAACGCAAAGGGAAATCGCAAAAGAACTGGGCATTTCAAGGAGCTATGTTTCCCGCATTGAGAAAAGAGCGCTCATGAAAATGTTCCACGAATTTTATCGTGCTGAAAAAGAGAAAAACAGCAAAAAAAAGAAAAGATAA
- the mtnN gene encoding 5'-methylthioadenosine/S-adenosylhomocysteine nucleosidase, which produces MKIAIIGAMEEEVNILREKLEGQNSELIAGSEFTEGMFEGKEIVLLKSGIGKVNAALSTALLLDRYKPDYVINTGSAGGFHQSLNVGDVVVSTEVRHHDVDVTAFGYEYGQVPGLPPAYLPDPKLLEIAEAQAKNIEGIQVVTGMIATGDSFMNDPERVEYIRTKFDNLYAVEMEAAAIAQVCHQFKVPFVIIRALSDIAGKESDLSFDQFLEKAGLHSAEHVLRIVRNLK; this is translated from the coding sequence ATGAAAATAGCTATTATTGGAGCAATGGAAGAAGAAGTAAATATATTAAGAGAAAAGCTTGAAGGTCAAAACAGCGAGCTGATTGCAGGCAGTGAATTTACTGAAGGAATGTTCGAAGGAAAAGAAATCGTCCTTCTAAAATCAGGAATCGGAAAAGTGAATGCTGCTTTAAGCACAGCACTTCTGCTTGACCGCTATAAGCCTGATTATGTAATCAATACGGGATCTGCCGGCGGATTTCATCAATCGTTAAATGTTGGCGATGTTGTGGTTTCGACAGAGGTTCGCCATCACGATGTGGACGTGACAGCGTTTGGATACGAATACGGTCAGGTGCCTGGACTTCCTCCGGCTTATTTACCAGATCCAAAGCTTTTGGAAATTGCGGAAGCACAGGCCAAAAATATTGAAGGAATCCAAGTGGTTACAGGAATGATTGCGACAGGTGATTCTTTTATGAACGATCCTGAACGGGTTGAATACATCCGCACTAAATTTGATAACCTGTATGCCGTAGAAATGGAAGCAGCAGCTATTGCTCAAGTTTGCCACCAATTCAAGGTGCCGTTTGTCATCATCCGTGCACTATCGGATATTGCAGGCAAGGAATCAGATCTATCGTTTGATCAATTCCTTGAAAAAGCGGGTCTTCATTCAGCAGAGCATGTTCTTCGCATTGTCCGCAACTTAAAATAA
- a CDS encoding DUF2536 family protein — protein sequence MNFQLDYLKDKVEFFEASSIKDLETKIAEQIDHNKAIMMEVHSVTHQMHVLEDGRRFYSAVVHFKTNM from the coding sequence ATGAATTTTCAGCTTGATTATCTTAAAGATAAAGTAGAATTTTTTGAAGCTTCGAGCATAAAAGATCTGGAAACAAAAATTGCCGAGCAGATTGACCATAATAAAGCCATTATGATGGAGGTTCACTCGGTTACCCATCAAATGCATGTCCTTGAAGACGGGCGGAGATTTTACAGTGCCGTCGTTCATTTTAAAACGAACATGTAA
- a CDS encoding YrzI family small protein yields the protein MTIHLLFVTVTFKRNMKTKEEMNDDKRVRNLMEKVQNRQLML from the coding sequence ATGACCATCCATTTACTATTTGTAACGGTAACTTTTAAAAGGAACATGAAAACAAAAGAAGAAATGAATGACGACAAACGTGTCAGAAATTTGATGGAGAAAGTGCAGAACCGCCAGCTTATGCTGTAA
- a CDS encoding class I SAM-dependent methyltransferase, giving the protein MGREFLELFEGWASDYDTTVSGHDVEYKEVFQNYSGILEEVTKRSGSSVLEFGLGTGNLTALLHAAGKKVYGIEPSNAMREKAIEKLPADIFISDGDFLDFPKPAEQIDSIVSTYAFHHLTDEEKDKAVGIYGSMLAKGGKIIFADTVFTDRDAYIKKIEESRRRQYLSLALDLETEYYTTHVVMKSIYEKHGFHVTFTQMNPFVWIMEAVKQ; this is encoded by the coding sequence ATGGGCAGAGAATTTTTGGAGTTGTTTGAAGGATGGGCCTCTGATTATGATACAACCGTCAGCGGACATGACGTTGAATATAAAGAAGTATTTCAAAACTACAGCGGTATTCTTGAAGAAGTTACAAAAAGATCGGGATCCTCCGTATTGGAATTCGGACTGGGTACCGGGAACCTGACAGCTCTTCTGCACGCTGCGGGCAAAAAGGTATATGGCATTGAACCCTCGAATGCTATGAGAGAAAAGGCAATTGAAAAGCTGCCTGCAGACATTTTCATTTCAGATGGAGACTTTCTTGATTTCCCAAAGCCTGCAGAGCAGATTGATTCAATAGTAAGTACTTATGCTTTTCATCACCTTACGGATGAAGAAAAAGATAAAGCCGTCGGGATTTATGGAAGCATGCTTGCCAAAGGTGGTAAAATAATCTTTGCTGATACTGTTTTCACTGACCGGGATGCGTATATAAAGAAGATTGAAGAATCGAGAAGAAGGCAGTATTTAAGCCTCGCTCTGGATCTTGAGACAGAATATTACACAACCCATGTTGTGATGAAGTCAATATACGAAAAGCATGGATTCCATGTAACCTTTACACAAATGAATCCATTCGTATGGATTATGGAAGCAGTAAAACAGTAA
- a CDS encoding cysteine synthase family protein — translation MKVVKGVHELIGSTPLMEIQHFPLPNGTRLFAKLEFYNPGGSIKDRLGKELIQDALKTGKVAKGGTIIEPTAGNTGIGLALAAIHEDLQVMFCIPEKFSIEKQEIMKALGAKIVHTPTSLGMKGAIDKAQELVKEIPGSYCPQQFGNPSNPLTYYKTLGPEIWDQLEGNIDVFLAGAGTGGTFMGTAEYLKEQNPHVKTCIVEPEGSILNGGESGPHKTEGIGMEFLPDYMKKEYFDSIHTVTDEDAFRRVSELAKREGLLVGSSSGAALHAALIEAETAKEGSIIVTIFPDSSERYLSKKIYEGGI, via the coding sequence ATGAAGGTAGTCAAAGGTGTCCATGAATTAATCGGGTCAACACCACTTATGGAGATACAGCATTTTCCGCTTCCGAACGGCACGCGTCTTTTTGCAAAACTTGAATTTTACAATCCAGGCGGAAGCATTAAGGACCGGCTCGGTAAAGAACTGATTCAAGATGCTCTAAAGACCGGTAAAGTAGCCAAAGGCGGCACAATCATTGAGCCGACAGCCGGCAATACGGGTATTGGACTTGCTTTAGCAGCCATTCATGAAGATCTTCAGGTGATGTTCTGCATTCCTGAAAAATTCAGCATAGAAAAGCAGGAAATCATGAAGGCGCTGGGAGCGAAAATTGTCCATACACCTACCAGTCTCGGTATGAAGGGAGCCATTGATAAGGCCCAGGAGCTGGTAAAGGAAATACCCGGATCTTACTGCCCTCAGCAGTTTGGAAATCCTTCCAATCCCCTTACCTACTACAAGACGCTCGGCCCGGAAATTTGGGACCAGCTTGAGGGAAATATTGATGTCTTTTTGGCAGGAGCCGGTACAGGCGGAACATTTATGGGGACAGCTGAGTATTTAAAGGAACAGAATCCACATGTTAAAACGTGTATCGTTGAACCAGAAGGATCCATTCTGAACGGCGGAGAATCAGGACCTCACAAGACAGAAGGAATCGGTATGGAGTTTTTGCCGGATTATATGAAGAAGGAGTATTTTGACTCCATTCATACGGTAACCGATGAAGATGCCTTCCGCAGAGTTTCAGAGCTTGCCAAGCGGGAGGGACTTCTTGTTGGAAGTTCATCGGGGGCTGCCCTTCACGCTGCATTGATTGAGGCTGAGACTGCGAAAGAGGGAAGCATCATTGTGACCATTTTTCCTGACAGCAGTGAGCGATACTTAAGTAAAAAAATTTACGAAGGGGGCATTTAG
- a CDS encoding penicillin-binding protein 2, with product MRAIKKRIVSVCVVITIFLLILTARLAELQLFRTESFGSHHINLIEESVKQRTQSVLIDDGRGSIVDRRGEPLSAGVEPSVVLFPFIKSLNWPSEKVASITGMSEGIIHSLVSRAKKPVILSKKDGAELTQSDLTKINEFKFPGVYGVMVQEKPSELSASHIIGYTAEMPVTAKKRYPDKKLPLTMKIGAAGLQKAFDAFLLPESETKLLYHVDANNNPLFGVNVKYIADSSAHYPVKIKTTLDSDMQQLTEKALTQAGIKKGGAVLIDIQSSSLLAMASKPDLNVNGSSSSLSNYMLESMKPGSIFKIVTAAAAIENGLDHPSARYNCNLNPYGGAEEDRQLGSLSFDQSFSRSCNYTFNVLSNQLIKKVPDYMETTAEKMGLVHPVGWQGTVFHYSGFKQFPEEKQGTVWSDNRDKGSPKAVAQTAIGQKDVQVTPLSIANMMATIARGGKGMEVKTAEEILYKNGISMYRFPNSELANVSIDHYTVQKLQKLLRLVVSDEKGTGVRFRTLPFEVSGKSGTAETGRKDAEGHNLINKWFAGYFPSDSPRYALVVVDADTIASKAAANQVFYDIAAGLK from the coding sequence ATGCGTGCAATTAAAAAAAGAATCGTATCTGTTTGCGTGGTAATCACCATTTTTCTGCTGATTTTGACAGCAAGACTTGCTGAACTCCAGCTTTTTCGGACTGAATCGTTCGGAAGCCATCATATCAATTTGATTGAAGAGAGCGTGAAACAGCGAACGCAATCCGTATTAATTGATGATGGCAGGGGGAGCATTGTCGATCGGAGGGGTGAACCGCTTTCTGCAGGGGTTGAGCCATCCGTTGTGCTGTTTCCGTTTATTAAGAGCTTAAATTGGCCGAGCGAAAAAGTTGCCTCCATAACCGGGATGTCAGAGGGAATTATTCACTCCCTTGTTTCCAGAGCAAAAAAACCGGTTATCTTGTCAAAAAAGGATGGCGCGGAGCTTACCCAATCTGATTTAACAAAAATTAATGAATTTAAGTTTCCTGGTGTTTATGGGGTAATGGTGCAAGAGAAGCCAAGTGAATTATCAGCGTCCCACATCATTGGATATACAGCTGAAATGCCTGTGACGGCGAAAAAGCGGTACCCTGATAAAAAGCTTCCGCTCACTATGAAAATAGGCGCAGCGGGGCTGCAAAAGGCCTTTGATGCGTTTTTGCTGCCGGAATCAGAGACAAAGCTGCTGTATCATGTTGATGCGAATAACAATCCTCTTTTTGGCGTGAACGTCAAATACATCGCCGATTCCAGCGCACACTATCCGGTGAAAATTAAAACTACTCTCGATTCAGACATGCAGCAGCTTACGGAAAAAGCTCTTACACAGGCTGGCATCAAAAAAGGAGGAGCCGTCCTAATAGATATCCAGTCCAGTTCCCTTCTGGCAATGGCGAGCAAGCCGGATCTCAATGTGAACGGGTCCTCTTCAAGCTTAAGCAACTATATGCTTGAGAGCATGAAGCCAGGCTCAATATTTAAAATTGTGACTGCTGCGGCAGCGATAGAGAACGGGCTTGATCATCCCTCCGCCAGATATAATTGCAATCTGAATCCATACGGCGGCGCTGAAGAAGACCGCCAGCTGGGTTCTCTGAGCTTTGATCAAAGTTTTTCAAGAAGCTGCAATTATACCTTTAACGTCCTTTCCAATCAGCTTATAAAAAAGGTGCCGGATTATATGGAAACGACTGCTGAAAAAATGGGGTTAGTCCACCCTGTGGGATGGCAGGGCACAGTGTTCCATTACAGCGGCTTCAAGCAGTTTCCAGAAGAAAAACAGGGAACTGTCTGGTCTGATAACAGAGACAAAGGCTCCCCTAAAGCCGTTGCCCAAACCGCCATTGGTCAAAAAGATGTCCAGGTTACTCCGCTTTCAATTGCGAATATGATGGCGACGATTGCAAGAGGAGGTAAAGGGATGGAAGTGAAAACGGCTGAGGAAATTTTGTATAAAAATGGAATATCCATGTACCGTTTTCCGAATTCAGAGCTTGCGAACGTATCCATTGATCATTATACGGTCCAAAAGCTCCAGAAGCTTCTCCGCCTGGTGGTATCTGACGAAAAAGGCACAGGAGTTAGATTCAGGACGCTGCCGTTTGAAGTGTCCGGGAAATCAGGTACGGCAGAAACAGGAAGAAAGGACGCAGAAGGACATAATCTGATCAATAAATGGTTTGCCGGGTATTTTCCATCAGACAGCCCGAGGTATGCTCTAGTGGTTGTTGATGCTGATACAATTGCCAGCAAAGCTGCTGCAAATCAGGTGTTTTATGATATAGCGGCCGGCCTGAAATGA
- the greA gene encoding transcription elongation factor GreA, with protein sequence MAVEKEFPMTKEGKEKLEQELEYMKTVRRKEVVERIKIARSFGDLSENSEYDSAKEEQAFVEGRITTLENMIRNAKIIVEDTSNSNSVALGKTVTFQELPNGEEESYTIVGSAEADPFEGKISNDSPIAKSLLGKQVGDEVTVQTPGGEMQVKIVKIK encoded by the coding sequence ATGGCAGTAGAGAAAGAATTTCCGATGACGAAAGAAGGAAAAGAAAAGCTCGAACAAGAATTGGAGTACATGAAAACTGTACGTCGTAAAGAAGTAGTCGAGCGGATTAAAATTGCGCGCAGTTTCGGTGATCTTTCTGAAAACTCCGAGTATGATTCCGCTAAAGAAGAGCAGGCGTTTGTTGAAGGAAGAATTACAACGCTTGAAAACATGATCCGCAATGCGAAAATCATTGTCGAGGATACATCGAATTCAAATTCAGTAGCGCTTGGCAAAACCGTTACGTTCCAGGAACTTCCAAATGGGGAAGAAGAATCTTACACAATTGTGGGAAGTGCGGAAGCAGATCCTTTTGAAGGAAAGATTTCCAATGACTCACCAATCGCTAAAAGTCTTCTTGGCAAACAAGTGGGCGATGAAGTAACTGTGCAAACGCCTGGCGGTGAAATGCAGGTTAAAATTGTAAAAATTAAGTAA
- a CDS encoding SGNH/GDSL hydrolase family protein, with amino-acid sequence MKKLFVIICLLLAAGCGAGNNEYNAVAFGDSNTRGANYPIRDYPENEKWVNLLNLSQQGKVTIYNAGIGGETTEDARKRLEKDVLNRHPETVFIMFGTNDAVVLQSGEPRVEKKRFEANLLYFIDEIRKNGGHPVLITCLPIVEGNGKDKLYYSRYEKIYYDAGKGARNWHNSYNDIVREIAKREQLPLIDHWRNMVRAAGGDTDSDLIASGLIDPSGNHMTPKGARILYQAILDSGLLK; translated from the coding sequence TTGAAAAAGCTTTTTGTTATCATATGTCTCTTACTCGCTGCCGGGTGCGGTGCAGGAAATAACGAATACAATGCGGTGGCGTTTGGAGACAGTAATACAAGGGGAGCGAATTACCCCATAAGAGATTATCCTGAAAATGAAAAGTGGGTGAACTTGCTCAATTTATCACAGCAGGGGAAAGTTACTATTTACAATGCGGGTATAGGCGGAGAAACAACTGAGGATGCGAGAAAGCGATTGGAAAAGGATGTATTAAATCGTCATCCTGAAACTGTCTTTATCATGTTCGGTACGAATGATGCGGTGGTTTTGCAAAGCGGAGAGCCGAGGGTTGAAAAAAAACGGTTTGAAGCGAATCTCCTTTATTTTATAGATGAAATAAGAAAAAACGGCGGCCATCCAGTTCTGATCACATGCCTGCCAATTGTTGAAGGAAACGGGAAAGACAAGCTTTACTATTCCAGATATGAAAAAATCTATTATGACGCAGGAAAAGGCGCAAGGAATTGGCATAATTCCTATAACGATATTGTAAGAGAGATTGCGAAGAGGGAACAGCTCCCGCTTATTGACCATTGGAGGAATATGGTGAGGGCAGCGGGAGGAGACACAGATTCAGATTTAATTGCATCGGGATTAATTGACCCATCTGGCAATCATATGACACCAAAGGGCGCAAGGATTCTATATCAGGCAATTCTTGATAGCGGCTTATTGAAATAA
- the udk gene encoding uridine kinase, with product MVKKPIVIGVAGGSGSGKTSVTKAIYEHFKGHSIMMLEQDYYYKDQSHLPYEERLNTNYDHPLAFDNNLLIEHLKKLLHYEKIEKPVYDYKIHTRSEEIIEVEPKDVIILEGILILEDERLRDLMDIKMYVDTDADIRIIRRILRDIKERGRSIDSVIEQYVSVVRPMHNQFIEPTKRYADIIIPEGGQNHVAIDLMVTKIQTILEQNAIL from the coding sequence ATGGTAAAAAAACCTATTGTAATCGGGGTTGCCGGAGGATCCGGATCAGGAAAAACTAGTGTAACGAAAGCGATTTACGAGCATTTTAAAGGACATTCCATTATGATGCTTGAACAGGATTATTATTACAAGGATCAAAGTCATCTTCCTTATGAAGAGCGCCTCAACACCAACTATGATCATCCTTTGGCATTTGATAACAATTTGCTGATTGAACATTTGAAGAAGCTTCTCCATTATGAAAAGATCGAAAAACCGGTGTATGATTATAAAATTCATACAAGATCTGAGGAAATCATCGAGGTCGAACCGAAGGATGTCATCATTCTTGAAGGAATTCTCATTTTGGAAGATGAACGCCTGAGAGATCTTATGGATATTAAAATGTATGTGGATACAGACGCAGACATTCGAATTATTCGGCGCATCCTCCGCGACATCAAGGAACGCGGACGTTCCATTGACTCAGTAATCGAACAATATGTGTCCGTTGTAAGACCGATGCATAACCAGTTCATCGAGCCTACAAAGCGCTATGCAGATATTATCATCCCTGAAGGCGGCCAAAATCACGTGGCTATCGATTTAATGGTAACAAAAATTCAAACAATTCTTGAACAAAACGCTATTTTGTAA